Genomic DNA from Cucumis melo cultivar AY chromosome 10, USDA_Cmelo_AY_1.0, whole genome shotgun sequence:
tttttttcttcaatgattacaatattttccaattgaatctgactttgttttgttttttcttcatgCCTCCTATTTTCAGcttcttcttatttttctccATCTTCAACTTCAATTGTCTAAATGTAAAAAGATAATGTGCTGTCAAAATGATTGAGCAAGAAAATGTAGACCACTGTGCAATATaaagattgtttaaatatgTATACATGATGGTGTAAAATGTATAAACGATCATATAGCATAAATACACGATcgtgaaatatataaatgatcgtgtaaaatatataaacgatcatttaacataaatAAACGTTCGTTTAACATAAATTTTTTCTTTGACAatcgtgtgaaatatataaacaatcttgtaaaatatataaatgatcgtttaacataaataaacgattgtaaaaccagttgtatattaaataaattaaactgtgtcaacacttatgtttttggtgtttctaaatttatgattttgttgttctcttcttcttcttcatctatctacAAATACAATAAGTAAGAATGTTCAGAAGACATCATAAAGAAAACTATCTCTTACTATCACATCTAGTAAGAGATAGACTCGTATCTTTGTCTAtatgatataaattatatttattgtttggaaaagaattaaacctgcatcaatatttgtgttttaggtgtttctaaatctgtagttgctattgtttccaaactaTTTTGTGTTTCCAAAATGACAATTTCCTGTATAGagaaagaaacaacataattgtcttttatttggaaattaagcagcattaaacaaaacaaaggagtacataatgaataaggcactaaccGTAGAGTGATATAttgttgcatacttcaccattgtattaatttcttcatcttcatcaagaaggccaaggctacaagtaggtggtctatttttctccatgacttttgtatatgcactttctttctcattatgttgttgttgaagtttgacTGATGGTGGTGGAACATTAAAGCTTctcataaccattgtcaacacatgctttttatttcttttatttattgtcttaataatatttgttatgcttctaatttttcttgattttttctgatttctcttatttcattttagattttgttttttccatttttttctctttttttttctattgctctgccttttcttttctttcctacttcttaatatctttaaaatatttcaaaattgtttgagactcttcttctgTTGAGTCTAGTGGAGTCATagagaactacaaataaaatgatattagattattagtgaaaaagtagcaaatgtattgataaacagtaatagatttatatcatcatctattcaagatagacatagatagaaatctttcattgtctatctagatagacatatataaagcaTTCTCTAAATTTAAGTAcattctcaaattaaaaaatgttgatgtttagagtcctccagtcacttatttccaaacattcccatgtCACAATTGTTGGCCCTTCAattgcaagctttcttccaaacccaacatctaaattggaaaatcttggtattgtctcaaaaccccaatagactaaagctaggggaaatccttgaaggtatacaacatccttATTACTGTATGATGCTTTTTGCAAgaattgatatgttaggatgtatgataaccttccccatggatagtctttgaaggtttcttcatgatccaatatgtctagatgttggagatttatgtggttgagttgttgcttgggaattaaaatcacttctaagatatagaggttaactagtttttctttcaatgagcCTCCCTCGTTGCGTAAcactttgaaagttctttctatacctcttcttgttataaagtcgtCATGACGGAAAATGACATTTTTCcgaccattttcttttctttctcctagatttaactctGGAAATTTGTGAGCTTTTAGTCCATTCATGAAACAAAATTCTTTCAGCCCAAATTCTGCTATATATCCATTGAAGTTAAAAGTaaggacattagtttttttttttttttttttttttgtatgacatttgctttcttaatagaaaatttatgaattgtgttggtattttggccattttaatgttaaggaattGGCCAAAATGATTTTTTGTTAAAACTCGAGAAAGAATTATTTGGTCTATTTTCgacttgatctgattcaatgtttctaaactGTAGTATATTGTAATTCTAAGaattttttgttcatcttccataataatgtcatttggatagtgtttcacctgttgaaagtgataataaatagtatgtttcaaacaaggactagttttaacaaatttacaaatacaaaacgctatttataaaaagatacacaaatatacaatgctatacatacagatattcaaattctagtttgttatctttatttctttttctttcttaatttttctttcttccgtCTTTACTTTAAACTTTATTGATTTGTTACATTATGCTTATtgcttcttgctcaccatctatttgtaaaaaataaattaatataaattatttaatgaaatgTATACAATGAGTATAGAGTCAGACGTCTTTTGTATACGagatagatcgtgatagatacagatagatcgaaatgaatatatatacatacctCTTTATATGCCagatagatcgtgatagatatatatagatgatgcaaatagatcgaaatgaatatagatttagacctctttgtatgcgaGACAGAGCGTGATAGATCGAGATagttctgttgaagtagttacgAGGATATAAACGGTTGACGAGGAGAATGATTGACGAAAAAGTAGTGAAGAAGATAAAGGATtgtaaaaaagatgaaaagtcTGAGCAAATTCTTTAACCTTTTTATAGTCCGTTGATTTTGATGGTAGTTTTGTAATTATGAGTTATTGGAGCTAGTTtctataaatgatcgtttatacttaCATATGGGATTGTTGAAGCTACTCTACATGATCGTCTATATCTAAACTTTTTCGCCCCATCTTTTTCTGtctattactttattttttatatatatggtTATGTACATGATCGTGTATGATGATCGTTTTCAATCGTTTATACTTTCATACTTGATCAGAAGCACATATAAAATAATCTTTAAAGAtagtctacacgatcgtttatatctaAAGTCTTTCGTTATCCTTTAGCGTTTattttttatcgtttatatatttgttagtttacaagatcgtgtatcaattatatattattttacatAATAGCGTCTAATAATCGTTTAATAACACTAATCGGATGCACTCAGACGATTAATTGCACGTTTATTGGGATAGTTTTGGTATTTCGCATTGTGGGCCTATGAACTTTTTTAGTTTCTTAAATTGTTAAATAATTTGTCACTTCGTTATATTTGTAAAACGACcccttttaaatatttaaaaatcatttttaaaagtttgtaaccaaacaaaatttaatatattactaattagaaatcaacttaatttttttttcctaaaatcaCCTCTATCAATCAGCCTGAAGACTCACTTGCTATCAACTTACCATTAAAACTCTCGAATTACGTCCTTAATCCGTCGAAGTCAGCTCACTATCAAATTGCAAACagcaaaatttgaaaattattttgaactccattttttcatttaaaaaagaattaattaattaattaattaattgcatGGACATCTTTTCATTATAGCGTTAAAAGACCCTAATGTATAACCGCCTCCCTTCACAAGTTTCCTTCCCCATTTCTTTATTGCTGCATTACACTCTCTCAATCTCCCGGTGACCTTGGCCGCCGTCCCTGTCATTCTTCTCTCGGTAACTCTAACGTACGCTTAAGCAACTTCCATTCTCTTCATAAATCCTTAGCGTtgcttttgaaattaatttattaCTCACAGTTCCCTAGAGTCAGTTGTTCGGTCTTTCATGTTCATCTCATATTCACCGTTTGGTTCATGAACAAATGGAACCAAAACCGTTCGGTTCTACCGTACTTGCTAAGCCTCAAACGGAGTTGAATTGAACCAATTTATGTTTCTTTCATCAATGATCAATACTATCCCGAAGTTGCATATATATATTCATTGCTTCATTTCTAGTGTAACTATTAAGTTAGTTGTTGTTCTTAAATTAGTAAAAGTGAGCTTCTGTCTGTTCATGGTGTAGCTATTTAGCAGCAGAATAATTCTCTTCATTTTGGATGACTGTGTGATGGTTTTCTAATTATGCTGAGATTAAAGTTACACATTTAGTCTAAAAAAACTTCCAATCTTGTATTTAAAATGTCATTCATTATTTGATAGATTCTTGAATTTGGTCTAATATAGGATTTTGAACTTTCAATTTGGTGTCTACCATTAACCGAGTGTTGTGATAAGTGATAAAAGCCCATGAGATCACTTGAACTGACCTCTGTCAAATTGCCATAGATTGCAATTCTACGTCTGAATTTCTTGTTTATTCATCATTgcattctttttccttttggtTCAACCAAAACTTTTGTCTCTTGATGTGAAGTTGCAAGACTTTAGGAGTAGATCATGGACAATTAGAGGTATATGTATTAATTAACAAGATGAAACTAGGATCCCGTTTCCCTTAGCGAGATAATTCAATTCTTTAAGTTTAAGGGTAGGGACTACTTTTTGCTTCACTTAacagaatatttaattaataagtCAGTAGAGAGATGGAACATCAATTTCGCTTAACAGAAGAAGACATTCCTCATAATCCCTCTCTCCTCTGGCCTTGTCACTTGAAACCAAGCTGCCCAAACTAATGCTAAGTAGGCAACTTTTAGGGAGTAGATAGGAATCAAAGCCAACTACCCTTACCTCAACACCAATAGAATTGCTGCAATTAACTTGAGAAGCGTCTAGAACCCTTTTCTTCagtttatattatttatacTTGACTGATGAACTCTATATTGCCTGGGTACTTTAAACTTTAGGTGAAATCCTCTAGTTTACTATCACTGAAAAAGAAAAGCTGGCTCTGCAATCCATGATTTTAGGCAAGTAtgaattatttgatttgtgATGAACAAGTTTTATTCAGTATATAGGAATCAAACTGAAAATTTGAAGAGTGAATTTTTTGCTGAGAGGGTTGccaataaataatttataaggTAAAGACACATATGACATATATACCCAATAAAACTTGCGGAAAACAAGATTTGGAGATGACAATTAGGGTTgttgtttccattattatattatttcaagaCCATAATGAACTTAtgataagatcatttatttataaCGGAATGGTATAAAAAGTTCATTGATCTCACTGAACAAAAAACAacataggattatttatggctataCAAACCATTGAGGATATAGTTCTAGATCTAGGCTAAGATGAGATGACCTACTAATTTACCTTTTATCTTTCATTGCATTTTAGTATGTTTATTGGTATGgttgatatttattaaagggATTAAAACTTGGGTTGCCCCATTTTGAAGGTCGACAACAATAATGGAACAAACCGATGTGACATTGAAGCTTCTGATTGACAAGAAAACAGAAAGAGTTCTTTATGGTGAAGCAGACAAGAAGTTCATAGACTTCCTTGTCAATGTACTTTCCCTCCCACTTGGGGGCGTAATTAGGCTGTTGAAAAAGGATGGCATGGTGGGGTGTTTGGGAAATCTGTACGAGAGTGTAGAAACGTTGAACAAGTCCTATTTGCAGCCAAATCAAAGCAGAGATACAGTCCTAAAACCAAAAATCTTATTCAATTCTTTCACCAAACTTTTGCCTAATGTTCATGTCCCTGCTGCAGCAACACCGCCTGCTATATTTTATTGCAATGGTAGTACATATAGCAGCTGCCGTGCTTACGTTTCTTACAGTTCTAGTGCAGTTTGTCCGAAGTGTGACAAAAAGTTGAGTCAAAGCTGTACATATGTAACGCCTCCAAAAGCAGAAAATCAGCCAGCTTCTGGTGGGGGATTTGTTAAGGATTTGGCCACTTACATAGTCATGGATGACCTTACTGTCAAGCATATTTCTGACTTCTCCATTACAACTCTTTTGAAGAAGTTCAATATCAAAGATGTGGATTCTTTGGAGGAGAAAGTCATCACTTTGGATGTTGATGAGGTAATTTATATATATCAAAACCTTTTCATTTGGTTGATTATTTTAGGGTAATGTTGACGAATTTCATCTATGTGGTTTTGGGCAGAGTTTCTATTTTGTTGCTATTTTTTCCCTCTGAAGTTATATTcaaaagtttcaatttttctCTTTCAGTTTAGTCAAACTTCCCAAATCTTTAGTATTATTTATCATAATgacaatttatatttttttagtttggaGTTGAAGTTGATTATTATAGTTTATGGATTATTAAAATTGTGCTGGAGGTGCATTTTAGTCTAGTATGATATAGTAAACACTAACATTAAAGAAAAGAGAGTACGGGAAGGAGATAATAAATAGGTAAGGATTTGAAATAGTACAATAGTCGGTTATAAGTTATAATAGTTGAACACCTCCCTAGAGTTTAGGGGTAAGTGGAAAAAACTAAATGTAGGTTATGCAATGTCTAGgaacaatttaataaaactacAAAGACCAAGTTAAAAACGTTTAAACCTACAAGGACCAGAGACTACTAAAGTTGAAGTCCAAATCATGGTGACTAATTAGTTATATCGAAAACTCTAAATTATAGAGatgaaattgatttttttttttttttttcaaatgatgGACCAAATATGTAGTTCAACTGCGTTATTTCATGTCTTTTTGAATCCATGTTGAAAAATTTGACGAATAAGGTTAGTTTTTGTTACAGGGTGTGGAATTGCTAGAGGCTTCTTTGCAGTCGAAGACAGTGCTAACAAATGCGTTTCTGAAAAGACGACGACCACACATTGACAGTGATGTTAAGCTTTCTGAATCTCTTAACCCTTCTGTTTAATTGAGGGTTTGTAGGGTTTTGAATCAGTCAAATCAACTTTTCTGTTTGGTAAATACTTcattttgttggtttttttttaaagctAACCAGATTAATTAGATTAGACAACAATTATGTATTCCACAAGACGAGAACTCATATCGTGTTGCTTTTGGTCTACAATCAATTTCTTCAGAGAATTTTGAGTTGGAAGCCCTATCCCTACGGATTAATATATAGTTATGGACAAATCTTGACTTTGGAAGCTctatattttcattattttaagtttttaactTAGGAAGTTTTCCACCATTTTTtggattatatttattttttcaaaattgtcttaaattttgattaattataatatttgatTCTGTAAAATAGAATATTTATGAATATATGTATAGGGTCTCGAACTAAGacataattaaaagaaatgaaCGAATGAATAACTCAAAAAACAAAGAATAGGTATAaaattttaggttaaattataaattaaaagaaattggTGAAGATTTAATTCTAGATAAGGGTATAAGTGgaataaagataaaataaataatcGATATAATTACAATAGTTACTATAAATAATGATTGAGAAAAATTCtacattatataatataaatctTAGTCTTAATTTTCAAAGAATAAAATTTAAagtatattaaaattataaaatttaatttttattaggAAATAAATCAATCTTCTCAAATCTCCCTCCATAATTTAAACCCATAAttgtaaattaaattgtaatcAATAATTCCATAATTTAAGCTCATAAttgtaaattaaattgtaatcAATTGTCATTCTTTTCTACCATATTTACCTCATTGTAATTATATAAATAAGCAACATCTATCAATGAAAAAATCAAGCAATTCAGTGTAATTTGTTTCACATTTCTTTCATGGTATCAGAGCTAGTCTCAaactaaaacttttttttacatACCTCCTCTCAATGGCAACTTCCAGCTTCCAAAATGATTCAATCACCACTGAAATTCCCACAAATTCCATTCCCACAATATTTGCAACCTCGTACCTCTTCGCCTGGACTCCACAAATTACGTTCTATGGAAATACCAAGTTTCTTCCATTCTCAAATCTCATTCCCTTTTTGGCCACATTGACGATTCCCTTCCCTGCCCTCCCAGATTCTTACCTTCATCGGCTACTGAAACCAATCCAGAATATCTTCAATGGCTCTCCCGTGACTAAGCCCCCATCACCCTCATCAATGCCACCTTATCACCCTCTGCTCTTGCTCATGTCGTTGGATTAACCTCTTCCAAATCCTTATGGTTTTTTCTAGAAAAGAGATATTCTTCCAATACCCGAGCCAATATCCTCGACCTCAGATCTGCCCTTTAcaccataaaaaaaaatccgTCTGAAACGATTGAACAATATACCTCTCGAATCAAAGCACTTGTTGACAAACTTGCTGCTGCATCTGTTTctcttgaagaagaagaaatcttGGTTCATACCTTAAATGGTCTTCCTGTCGCCTTTAATGCCTTCCGTACATCGATTTGAACTTGAAGCGACACCATCTCCCTTGAAGAGCTTCACACCTTACTCATCTCCAAGGAATCAACCATAGAAAAATCTTCCGCAACCGAAGCTTCTCCCACCGCCTTTAATGCCGTCGTGTAGAATTTTTATGGAAGCCATGGAAGAGGTAGAAAAAATAACCCTAGTTTTTATTCCCCAAATAAATCTCAATTTCGTGGAAATCCAACTTATTCTTCTGGATCGCATGGAGTAAATTTCTCACAGCCCAAAAAAGCCCATTTTATCACTCTCAGCCTAATAACATCTTCAGCCCAAACCGTTGCCCAATCTATTTCTCTCCAGCCAACAATTTTTCTTCAGGTCACTTCCATCATCGtgggcttattgggccagcttCCACTTATAGGTCTATTTTCACTAATGAAAATAATTTTGGAGCAGGACACATTTTTTGTCAAATATGCCAAAAACAAGGACATGGAGCTCTTGATTGCTACAATCGCATGAATTTCTCATATCAAGACCGACATCCACATTCTCAACTAGCGGCAATGGCGGTAAATTCTATGAATTCTCGATCTTCTGAACATACTATTAATTTCTGGCTATCTAACAGTGGATGTAATGTTCATATGACGAATGAGTTGGCAAATCTCAACCTATCCAACAATCACAATGGTGAGGAAACTGTCACAGTGGAAAATGGCCAATctttaaatattcaaaatacTAGCAGTGGTAACCTCTCAAATCCTTCTCATACCATTAATCTTTCCAAAATACTCCATGTTCCACAACTTGATACAAATCTCTTATCTGTTCATAAATTTTGTCTTGataataattgtattttcaTTTTTGATTCTGACTGGTTCCTCATTCAGGATAAAGTCACTGGCCGAACTCTGTATACTGGTGAAAGCATCAATGGTCTTTATCCTATTCCTAGTATTTCTACTCTACTGACATCTACCATgcattcaaaatttttaaaatttcacgCAAAACAGAAGCATTCATCATTATGGCATTTTTGTTTGGGTCATCCTGCTCCAAGGATTCTTAGTTCAATTTTATCTCGCATTGATCTATCTTTGTCTCATTCTCTTTCTACTTACAATTGCACTAGTTGTCtaaaagcaaaaataaaaaaaaaaaaattacattttctATATCTTTATCTACTTCTCTTACACCACTTGCACTTGTTCATAGTGATGTATGGGGACCATCTCCAATAATTTCTTCTAATGGAAATCGTTATTATATTAGTTTCATTTACAATTTTAGCAAATTTACTTGGCACTTTCCTATTGCTTATAAATAAGATGTTACTTCTATTGTGCAaaaatttgtttcttttacTGAAACTCAACTATCTCAGAAAATGAAAGTTTTTCGATCCGATGGTGGTGGCGAATTTTACAACAATTCTTTGCAATCCTTTTTTGAACCCAAAGATATTTCTCACCAAAAATCATGTTCTTATACTCCCGAACAAAATGGCATTGCAGAACGTAAACATTGTCACATTGTTGAAACTgcaatgtctttaatttttcacTCCTCTGTTCCACTTGAATTTTGGCCTTATGCCTTTTCTACTGCAGTTTTTCTTATTAATCGAATGCCCTCACCCTCTCTCCACATGTTGTCACCATTTGAAAAGCTTTTTGGTAATACTCCTTAAAAGTTTGTGGATGTGCATGTTATCCCCTTCTAAAATCCTACATCAAACACAAACTTGAACCCAAAACACATATTTTTAGGCTATCCTCACAATTTTAAAGGTTATCTATGTTATAATCTATCAACCAAACAAACCATTGTTTCATGACATGTTATCTTTCATGAAACAAATTTTTCCCTTTGCCCAATCCTCTCATTCTTCTCCATCTCACACTAAATCCATCTTTGATCCCAGCCTACTACTCACCTTACTAAACCTTTCACAATCTTCAACCTCTACATCCCCACAATCTCCCACTTCTAACTCATCCACTGCTGACAATACTTGCTCACCTTCTATGGATACTAATGCCACTTGTCAGTCTTTGCATGTTTCATCTATTGTTGATACAAGAAATGCGATAGATGTTTTCACCACCAATGCACCAACTCCTTGTAACACTCATGCCATGCAAACTCGGGCAAAATTAGGAATTTTTAAACCAAAGGCTTTCCATATCACAACAACAATTCCGACTCCCACATCCTACACTGAAGCCTCCAAGTATCCTGAATGGCGAAATGCAACGTGTGAGGAATTTAATGCTCTTTAAGCACAAGGTACTTTGTCCTTAGTACCTCGACATCCATCCATGAATATTGTTGGCTGTAAATGGGTTTTTCGTACCAAATATAATCTTGATGGCTCAGTTGCTCGTCACAAAGCACGCCTAGTTGCAAAAGGCTACCACCAGGTACAtggttttgattttgatgaaacttTTAGTCCTGTTGTCAAGAAACCTACTATCAGAATTATTCTTGCTCTGGCTGCTCAATACAGTTGGTCCTTGACACAGTTAGATGTCAAAAATGCCTTTCTTCATGGTATTCTTCAGGAAACAGTATACATGTCTCAACCAACAGGTTTCCAAGACAAAACCTACCCAAACCACGTGTGTTTTCTCCACAAGAGTCTTTATGGCCTCAAACAGGCTCCT
This window encodes:
- the LOC103503094 gene encoding uncharacterized protein LOC103503094; the encoded protein is MEQTDVTLKLLIDKKTERVLYGEADKKFIDFLVNVLSLPLGGVIRLLKKDGMVGCLGNLYESVETLNKSYLQPNQSRDTVLKPKILFNSFTKLLPNVHVPAAATPPAIFYCNGSTYSSCRAYVSYSSSAVCPKCDKKLSQSCTYVTPPKAENQPASGGGFVKDLATYIVMDDLTVKHISDFSITTLLKKFNIKDVDSLEEKVITLDVDEGVELLEASLQSKTVLTNAFLKRRRPHIDSDVKLSESLNPSV